The sequence ACACATGGCCCGAGATAAAACACTTGTTAGCAGGTTGGCGTGCGATAGCTAGTGAAAGCATTCATATAATTCGGCAGTGAAACATAGAACACTTGAGAGTTCAGGGGATGTCTGAATGGATTTGGTCACTTAAACAATTCAATCTTCAAAATGTTGTCATGAGTCATCTTTCTTCTTCAATGTAAATGGCAAAAGGTTGAATCACTTTCTATCATTGCGGAGAACTAGTCTTTACGGCGTTGCATTATGGAGATTTCACATGAATATTTCAACAGAAATCAGTAGATTTGCTTCGTTGTATATCTTTTTGTCTCAACTATGGTAGTCGTTATCGTTCAACAGGAGGTTCAAGTGCAGATTTATTTTTTGGCATGATAACACGATAGTGCTTCTACACGTTGGAGCACTTAGTGTTGTTCCTGCTTGACCCAGAATACACGCTTAATGAACACAGGGGCAaatgcccctataaatagagctcCAGACCAAACATTCATCTCACACACCCTCAAGGTAAACCTAGCTAAGACCGAAAACTCCAATAGCAGTCCAGCAGAAAACTAAATACATCACCAGCATCAATGGCCAGGTCACAGGCATTGGCTGCAACATTGTTGCTTGTCCTGGTGGTGTCCCTTGCCGCAATAGGGAGTGTTCATGGCGTTTGCGGCATGTCAAATGACGAATTCAAGCTTTGTCAGCCCGCGGCGGCAGTGAATAACCCAACAAACAGTCCATCTGCTG comes from Triticum aestivum cultivar Chinese Spring chromosome 5B, IWGSC CS RefSeq v2.1, whole genome shotgun sequence and encodes:
- the LOC123115765 gene encoding putative lipid-transfer protein DIR1, whose amino-acid sequence is MARSQALAATLLLVLVVSLAAIGSVHGVCGMSNDEFKLCQPAAAVNNPTNSPSAECCAALGKANLSCICRYKGMAGIWLKMYHIDARRAMALPGKCGLTMPSNCS